In the Engystomops pustulosus chromosome 2, aEngPut4.maternal, whole genome shotgun sequence genome, one interval contains:
- the LOC140119233 gene encoding fibrinogen-like protein 1-like protein isoform X1, which translates to MDYFYCLCILALVSSAATRHRRNLKRGDVFENGGKNNHVQEKGILHYLWILVLVCAVSSRHGHRKARDDEEKLENLPKDCSEIPRYKDSGVYIIHPKGVHPLVVYCDMTTESGGWIVIQRNSFNSEITWDESWSTYKYGFGNVEKDYWLGLEYLHHITKQKVYQVRFVITDNNNEEKYADYNLFSVEDEANGYRIRLGSYRGTAGDAMSSIQAGTTHDNMKFTSKDKDQDIYVANCASSYGGAWWYAACFASKLNNKNGIYWQGLCNGNCQGSTIMIRPADYCIYL; encoded by the exons ATGG ATTATTTCTACTGTCTCTGCATTTTGGCCCTTGTGAGCTCTGCAGCAACTCGTCATCGCAGGAATCTAAAACGGGGAGATGTGTTTGAGAATG GTGGCAAAAACAACCATGTGCAGGAAAAAG GGATACTACATTACCTATGGATACTCGTCTTGGTGTGTGCAGTCTCCTCGCGTCATGGTCATCGAAAAGCAAGAGATGATGAAGAGAAGCTTGAAA ATTTACCAAAAGACTGCAGTGAGATCCCACGGTACAAAGATAGCGGAGTGTACATTATACACCCTAAAGGCGTGCACCCACTGgttgtgtactgtgacatgactacaGAGAGTGGTGGCTGGATTGTCATACAGAGGAATAGCTTCAACTCAGAGATAACCTGGGATGAGTCCTGGTCCACTTACAAATATGGCTTTGGGAATGTGGAGAAGGACTACTGGTTGGGCCTAGAATATCTGCACCACATCACTAAGCAGAAAGTCTATCAGGTGCGCTTTGTGATCACTGATAATAACAATGAAGAAAAATATGCGGACTACAACCTCTTCAGCGTGGAAGATGAGGCTAATGGTTACAGAATCAGACTGGGCAGTTACAGGGGTACAGCTGGAGATGCCATGTCCTCCATACAGGCCGGAACCACACATGACAACATGAAGTTCACATCAAAGGACAAAGACCAAGATATTTATGTTGCCAATTGTGCATCCAGCTATGGTGGGGCATGGTGGTATGCCGCCTGCTTTGCTTCCAAACTCAACAACAAAAATGGTATTTACTGGCAAGGACTGTGTAATGGAAATTGCCAAGGATCTACTATAATGATCCGTCCTGCAgattactgtatctatctataa
- the LOC140119233 gene encoding fibrinogen-like protein 1-like protein isoform X2 produces the protein MGGKNNHVQEKGILHYLWILVLVCAVSSRHGHRKARDDEEKLENLPKDCSEIPRYKDSGVYIIHPKGVHPLVVYCDMTTESGGWIVIQRNSFNSEITWDESWSTYKYGFGNVEKDYWLGLEYLHHITKQKVYQVRFVITDNNNEEKYADYNLFSVEDEANGYRIRLGSYRGTAGDAMSSIQAGTTHDNMKFTSKDKDQDIYVANCASSYGGAWWYAACFASKLNNKNGIYWQGLCNGNCQGSTIMIRPADYCIYL, from the exons ATGG GTGGCAAAAACAACCATGTGCAGGAAAAAG GGATACTACATTACCTATGGATACTCGTCTTGGTGTGTGCAGTCTCCTCGCGTCATGGTCATCGAAAAGCAAGAGATGATGAAGAGAAGCTTGAAA ATTTACCAAAAGACTGCAGTGAGATCCCACGGTACAAAGATAGCGGAGTGTACATTATACACCCTAAAGGCGTGCACCCACTGgttgtgtactgtgacatgactacaGAGAGTGGTGGCTGGATTGTCATACAGAGGAATAGCTTCAACTCAGAGATAACCTGGGATGAGTCCTGGTCCACTTACAAATATGGCTTTGGGAATGTGGAGAAGGACTACTGGTTGGGCCTAGAATATCTGCACCACATCACTAAGCAGAAAGTCTATCAGGTGCGCTTTGTGATCACTGATAATAACAATGAAGAAAAATATGCGGACTACAACCTCTTCAGCGTGGAAGATGAGGCTAATGGTTACAGAATCAGACTGGGCAGTTACAGGGGTACAGCTGGAGATGCCATGTCCTCCATACAGGCCGGAACCACACATGACAACATGAAGTTCACATCAAAGGACAAAGACCAAGATATTTATGTTGCCAATTGTGCATCCAGCTATGGTGGGGCATGGTGGTATGCCGCCTGCTTTGCTTCCAAACTCAACAACAAAAATGGTATTTACTGGCAAGGACTGTGTAATGGAAATTGCCAAGGATCTACTATAATGATCCGTCCTGCAgattactgtatctatctataa
- the LOC140119233 gene encoding fibrinogen-like protein 1-like protein isoform X3, translating to MDYFYCLCILALVSSAATRHRRNLKRGDVFENGGKNNHVQEKELPKDCSEIPHYHDSGIYAIHPKGLHPLIVYCDMTTESGGWIVIQRNSFNSEITWDESWSTYKYGFGNVEKDYWLGLEYLHHITKQKVYQVRFVITDNNNEEKYADYNLFSVEDEANGYRIRLGSYRGTAGDSMSSIQAGTTHDNMKFTSKDKDQDIYTGNCASSYGGAWWYAACFASKLNNKNAIQWTGLCPGNCKGSTIMIRPADYCV from the exons ATGG ATTATTTCTACTGTCTCTGCATTTTGGCCCTTGTGAGCTCTGCAGCAACTCGTCATCGCAGGAATCTAAAACGGGGAGATGTGTTTGAGAATG GTGGCAAAAACAACCATGTGCAGGAAAAAG AGTTACCAAAAGACTGCAGTGAAATCCCACATTATCATGACAGTGGAATCTATGCAATCCACCCTAAAGGCTTGCACCCACTGattgtgtactgtgacatgactacaGAGAGTGGTGGCTGGATTGTCATACAGAGGAATAGCTTCAACTCAGAGATAACCTGGGATGAATCCTGGTCCACTTACAAATATGGCTTTGGGAATGTGGAGAAGGACTACTGGTTGGGCCTAGAATATCTGCACCACATCACTAAGCAGAAAGTCTATCAGGTGCGCTTTGTGATCACTGATAATAACAATGAAGAAAAATATGCGGACTACAACCTCTTCAGCGTGGAAGATGAGGCTAATGGTTACAGAATCAGACTGGGCAGTTACAGGGGTACAGCTGGagattccatgtcctccatacaggCCGGAACCACACATGACAACATGAAGTTCACATCAAAGGACAAAGACCAAGATATCTACACTGGTAACTGTGCAAGTAGCTATGGTGGGGCATGGTGGTATGCCGCCTGCTTTGCATCTAAGCTCAACAACAAAAATGCCATTCAGTGGACTGGACTGTGTCCTGGTAACTGTAAAGGATCCACCATAATGATCCGTCCTGCAGATTACTGCGTTTAG
- the LOC140119231 gene encoding fibrinogen-like protein 1-like protein isoform X2 translates to MGSGFAANHWLWVTSILCLTVASAEDIAKEPFQQGFPIDCDKLPKDSPSGVYVIKPDASPPLVVYCHVDEDGKGWTVIQRNSKTTEITWHESWTTFKYGFGNVMKDFWLGNEYIHLLTSQRVYMVRFILKNKNDEEFYADYDIFSLDKEVNGYALRLGRYSGTAGDSLTTFDSNNVHDNMKFSTKDKDQDRSSSNCAATYSGWWYDSCYLVQLNAKNYIYWKNVCTGDCNESMIMVRPTVKQ, encoded by the exons ATGG GTTCTGGATTTGCAGCAAATCACTGGTTATGGGTCACTAGCATCTTGTGCCTGACTGTGGCTTCAGCAGAGGATATTGCAAAGGAACCATTTCAACAAG GTTTCCCCATAGATTGTGATAAACTTCCAAAGGACAGTCCCAGTGGTGTTTATGTGATCAAGCCTGATGCATCACCTCCTTTAGTAGTATATTGTCATGTAGATGAAGATGGAAAGGGCTGGACTGTTATCCAGAGAAACTCCAAAACCACTGAGATCACTTGGCATGAGTCCTGGACCACTTTCAAGTATGGATTTGGAAATGTTATGAAGGACTTTTGGCTTGGTAATGAGTACATCCATCTGCTCACATCTCAGAGGGTCTACATGGTGCGCTTTATTCTCAAGAACAAGAATGATGAGGAGTTTTATGCTGACTATGATATCTTCAGCCTTGACAAAGAAGTTAATGGATATGCATTGCGCCTAGGGAGGTACTCCGGCACTGCAGGGGACAGTCTTACCACCTTTGATTCGAACAACGTTCATGACAACATGAAGTTCAGCACAAAAGACAAAGATCAGGACCGGAGCAGTTCTAATTGTGCTGCTACTTACAGTGGGTGGTGGTATGACAGTTGCTACCTTGTTCAGCTGAACGCCAAAAATTATATCTACTGGAAAAATGTTTGCACTGGAGATTGCAATGAGTCAATGATTATGGTCCGACCTACAG
- the LOC140119231 gene encoding fibrinogen-like protein 1-like protein isoform X1, giving the protein MGSGFAANHWLWVTSILCLTVASAEDIAKEPFQQGFPIDCDKLPKDSPSGVYVIKPDASPPLVVYCHVDEDGKGWTVIQRNSKTTEITWHESWTTFKYGFGNVMKDFWLGNEYIHLLTSQRVYMVRFILKNKNDEEFYADYDIFSLDKEVNGYALRLGRYSGTAGDSLTTFDSNNVHDNMKFSTKDKDQDRSSSNCAATYSGWWYDSCYLVQLNAKNYIYWKNVCTGDCNESMIMVRPTGIC; this is encoded by the exons ATGG GTTCTGGATTTGCAGCAAATCACTGGTTATGGGTCACTAGCATCTTGTGCCTGACTGTGGCTTCAGCAGAGGATATTGCAAAGGAACCATTTCAACAAG GTTTCCCCATAGATTGTGATAAACTTCCAAAGGACAGTCCCAGTGGTGTTTATGTGATCAAGCCTGATGCATCACCTCCTTTAGTAGTATATTGTCATGTAGATGAAGATGGAAAGGGCTGGACTGTTATCCAGAGAAACTCCAAAACCACTGAGATCACTTGGCATGAGTCCTGGACCACTTTCAAGTATGGATTTGGAAATGTTATGAAGGACTTTTGGCTTGGTAATGAGTACATCCATCTGCTCACATCTCAGAGGGTCTACATGGTGCGCTTTATTCTCAAGAACAAGAATGATGAGGAGTTTTATGCTGACTATGATATCTTCAGCCTTGACAAAGAAGTTAATGGATATGCATTGCGCCTAGGGAGGTACTCCGGCACTGCAGGGGACAGTCTTACCACCTTTGATTCGAACAACGTTCATGACAACATGAAGTTCAGCACAAAAGACAAAGATCAGGACCGGAGCAGTTCTAATTGTGCTGCTACTTACAGTGGGTGGTGGTATGACAGTTGCTACCTTGTTCAGCTGAACGCCAAAAATTATATCTACTGGAAAAATGTTTGCACTGGAGATTGCAATGAGTCAATGATTATGGTCCGACCTACAGGTATCTGCTGA